The Edaphobacter sp. 12200R-103 genome contains a region encoding:
- a CDS encoding cytochrome c, whose amino-acid sequence MKTSVLVMCLLLVPVVAPGLQDAAPAKPAEDHHPRGASTFTESGCPQCHTIQHNGGTRGPDLSAVGSRLKADQIRTQIIKGGKEMPAFGKVLEASEINDLVTYLSSLKGDPKSDGKQ is encoded by the coding sequence ATGAAGACATCCGTCCTTGTGATGTGCCTGCTTCTTGTGCCGGTCGTTGCTCCTGGCCTGCAGGACGCTGCCCCCGCAAAGCCTGCCGAGGATCATCATCCGCGAGGCGCTTCGACCTTCACCGAGAGCGGATGTCCGCAGTGCCACACCATTCAGCATAACGGTGGCACCCGGGGACCCGATCTCTCTGCCGTCGGCAGTCGGCTTAAGGCGGACCAGATCCGCACACAGATCATAAAAGGAGGCAAGGAGATGCCGGCCTTCGGAAAGGTCCTCGAAGCATCGGAGATTAACGATCTCGTCACCTACCTCAGCTCGCTAAAGGGCGATCCGAAGTCAGATGGAAAACAGTAA
- a CDS encoding CehA/McbA family metallohydrolase, translated as MTGWLARVAVICLGFFALSGVSFSQKQDRKPDLVLKGTITEANRESYVEVPFTVPPGVVRVSVDFHYTGHDKKATIDLGLLDNERFRGWSGGNKSDFTVSEADATPSYLPGPVKPGVWKLLLGVPSMPDGVQSEYVAKVYFAREGERIGASTFGVDAVPVPVRSGPAWYRGDLHMHDAHSDGSCTSEAGKKVPCPLFKTVEAAQARGLDFIAITDHNTISHFNEVRELAPYFDKMLLIPGREVTTFDGHANVFGTTEFIDFRLTSKYVPTFNDLLNEVERKHALISINHPGSPTGAECMGCGWSVKNTDFSRVHVIEAVNGGSLDGPQSGIPFWQKRLNEGFRETAIGGSDNHNASYSPEHEAAIGFPTTVIYADNLSEGAILKAIRAGHVFVDVQGSRDRAIEFTAESGSQKAMMGDDVKAGAGTRIHFVLTLKNLSGSHAEEVIDGVAKPLGDVVKGGSEMREFDEVSDGKRHWVAVNVRGQDGHLLVLGNPVYLNF; from the coding sequence GTGACTGGCTGGCTTGCGCGCGTTGCGGTCATTTGTCTTGGGTTTTTCGCCTTGAGCGGTGTGTCTTTTTCGCAGAAGCAGGACCGAAAGCCGGATCTGGTTCTGAAGGGCACGATTACGGAGGCGAATCGCGAGAGCTATGTTGAGGTTCCATTCACGGTGCCTCCCGGAGTAGTGCGCGTCAGCGTGGATTTTCACTATACCGGGCACGACAAAAAAGCCACGATCGATCTGGGACTGCTGGACAACGAGCGGTTTCGCGGATGGAGCGGAGGAAACAAGAGCGACTTCACGGTCTCTGAGGCCGACGCCACACCATCATATCTGCCAGGACCGGTGAAGCCGGGAGTGTGGAAGCTGCTGCTGGGAGTTCCGAGCATGCCCGACGGCGTTCAGTCAGAGTATGTGGCGAAGGTTTACTTCGCGCGCGAGGGCGAGAGGATTGGAGCATCGACCTTCGGGGTAGATGCAGTACCGGTGCCTGTGCGCAGCGGGCCGGCATGGTATCGCGGCGATCTGCATATGCATGACGCCCACAGCGATGGAAGCTGCACCAGCGAGGCAGGGAAGAAGGTGCCGTGCCCTCTGTTCAAAACAGTCGAGGCGGCTCAGGCTCGCGGCTTGGACTTCATCGCGATCACCGATCACAACACGATCTCACACTTTAACGAGGTGCGAGAACTTGCACCTTACTTCGATAAGATGTTGCTCATTCCCGGGCGGGAGGTTACGACCTTCGATGGACATGCCAACGTCTTTGGGACGACGGAGTTCATCGACTTTCGCCTGACGAGCAAGTATGTTCCCACCTTCAACGATCTGTTGAATGAGGTGGAGAGGAAGCACGCACTGATCTCAATTAACCATCCGGGATCTCCGACGGGAGCAGAGTGCATGGGCTGCGGCTGGTCGGTAAAGAACACTGATTTCAGCAGGGTGCATGTGATTGAAGCAGTCAATGGGGGATCGCTCGATGGTCCGCAATCAGGAATTCCCTTCTGGCAGAAGCGCCTGAACGAAGGATTTCGCGAGACTGCGATCGGCGGAAGCGATAATCACAATGCCTCCTACAGCCCGGAGCATGAGGCCGCAATAGGATTTCCAACGACGGTGATCTATGCAGACAATCTCTCCGAAGGAGCCATCCTGAAGGCGATTCGCGCGGGGCACGTATTCGTCGATGTGCAGGGATCGCGCGATCGCGCCATTGAGTTTACGGCAGAAAGCGGTTCGCAGAAGGCGATGATGGGAGATGACGTCAAAGCAGGCGCAGGCACAAGGATTCACTTCGTGCTGACCTTGAAAAATCTGTCGGGAAGCCATGCCGAAGAGGTCATCGATGGCGTCGCAAAGCCGTTGGGAGATGTTGTGAAGGGCGGAAGCGAGATGCGGGAGTTCGATGAGGTCTCTGACGGAAAACGACATTGGGTAGCCGTCAATGTGCGCGGGCAGGATGGACATCTGCTTGTGTTGGGCAATCCTGTTTATCTGAACTTTTAG
- a CDS encoding choice-of-anchor D domain-containing protein, whose product MANDAAGTHTVALGAVAGGTLPPLSISSSSLTFPSTLLYFSSPVQTFTITNNTPYAIGFSVSLQGAAADNYMVNASCPYPLPGGQSCTEQIAFKPVIAGEHHGSLEFSSNSGSLASISLTGTGIAGTGGAVTLSPSSLSFTKFGVPAPVTVTNTGATAVAIGPISIDSNSGYTQTNNCGSSLAPQSICTIDVSATGISNSFAYIGNLTVIAGDATGTHTIPLSTPVSTAYVTPKNPMVFGSWW is encoded by the coding sequence GTGGCGAACGACGCGGCGGGAACGCACACGGTCGCTCTGGGAGCAGTAGCTGGTGGCACACTGCCTCCGCTCTCTATCTCTTCCTCGTCTCTGACATTTCCCTCGACCTTGCTCTACTTTTCTTCGCCGGTACAGACTTTCACCATCACCAATAACACACCGTATGCTATTGGGTTTTCTGTTTCACTCCAGGGCGCGGCGGCCGACAACTACATGGTCAATGCCTCATGTCCCTATCCCCTTCCAGGTGGGCAAAGCTGCACCGAACAAATTGCTTTTAAGCCCGTGATAGCAGGTGAGCATCATGGCTCGCTGGAGTTTTCGTCGAACTCGGGGTCTTTGGCAAGCATCTCGCTCACAGGCACAGGGATCGCAGGCACAGGGGGAGCGGTCACTCTTTCTCCTTCGTCCCTCAGCTTTACTAAGTTCGGAGTTCCAGCACCAGTTACTGTTACCAATACTGGCGCAACCGCAGTTGCTATCGGCCCGATCTCAATTGATTCGAATTCCGGTTATACCCAAACCAATAACTGCGGCAGCAGCCTTGCGCCGCAATCCATCTGTACCATTGATGTTTCAGCAACTGGGATTAGTAATAGTTTCGCTTATATAGGGAACCTCACCGTTATCGCCGGGGATGCAACGGGTACCCATACAATCCCGCTTTCTACCCCTGTTTCGACGGCGTATGTCACTCCGAAGAATCCAATGGTATTTGGCTCGTGGTGGTAG
- a CDS encoding sensor histidine kinase, which yields MRSSLHRALLVLSVFWFGIFSSPAAAQSSNLSHQAWTTENGLPQNSVHAIFQSRDGYLWIATEGGVARSNAVEFRIFQHDNTPAITSDDICCFAQGAEDSTVWIGTADGIVRYNGGIFQHYGTAEGLPSSGILSLASVNGSIFALTAEGLAHFDGTRFVAIPTSSPITAISVSGDGLLINTTAGLFQYRGNALSRAYQQLMPSSQPVHAFGYLSDHSLWQRTSTGVTFTANGNPRTIGPSILNGAHIQSFLPSFQGGLWIGTNHGLYRLDNTISAPRLQPDLDTHSILSLQEDAEGDLWVGTESSGLHVLRHRNFHTLPGDTENMATSITQTTDGAVWVGTNGEGLERWLSGNRHTVSTRDGLLSDVILSLAPGPAEDLWIGTPDGLNHLQGGRITAITSADGLPDDFIRSLYPDLDGTLWIGTRRGLAHLVNGKITTFTQTDGLGSDLVGALVRPIGSNHLWIATLAGLSVRDGNGNIRTYTQKDGLSGNTITALFADTQGNLWIGTRGNGLSVRTANGRLLAIHRDDLPSTIDSIVGDNQGFLWLGSAHGVLRVRLYEMIACASSPSCTLHINRYGASDGMPTEEVSSMGHPAVWKTAEGTLWFATRKGAAIVDPANLFMNRIPPPVVLERFTVDDVERSAGIDVSPGHSRFAFQYAALSFVAPSRVQYRYRLEGFDRHWIDAGSRRTAFYTNLPAGHYRFLVQAANNDGVWNERGAVITFSVRPPFYRTLWFILLVIILLALAILLIYRLRLRRLRSQFNAVLAERNRVAREVHDTLAQSFVGVSVQLELAGQLLAHEQVDAARQQLDQTRAYVREGLDEARRSIWDLRAATAQNTLPTRLSRLAEKAEGHLLRIQVQIGGTYRPLPASIENEIFRIAQEALANVSQHAQATSASLGLNYEPSQLTLTVVDNGRGFSPTVPKSSSRGHFGIQGIRERALTIGADLTITSSPGHGTQVRLVVPLPGEKG from the coding sequence ATGAGGTCTTCTCTCCATCGCGCACTGCTGGTTCTGTCTGTTTTCTGGTTCGGAATCTTCTCCAGCCCCGCTGCGGCGCAATCCTCAAACCTGAGCCATCAGGCGTGGACAACCGAAAACGGTCTGCCACAGAACAGCGTTCACGCTATCTTCCAGTCGCGGGACGGTTATCTCTGGATCGCAACCGAAGGTGGAGTTGCGCGCTCCAATGCAGTCGAGTTCAGGATCTTCCAGCACGACAACACGCCCGCCATCACCAGCGACGACATCTGCTGCTTTGCCCAGGGAGCCGAAGACAGCACGGTATGGATCGGAACCGCCGATGGCATCGTGCGCTATAACGGCGGCATCTTCCAGCACTATGGAACCGCGGAAGGTCTTCCCTCCTCCGGCATCCTGTCGCTGGCCTCCGTCAACGGCTCCATCTTCGCTCTGACGGCAGAAGGCCTGGCTCACTTCGATGGCACCCGCTTCGTTGCCATTCCAACGTCGTCTCCCATCACAGCCATCAGCGTTTCTGGCGACGGCCTTCTTATCAACACCACTGCCGGTCTGTTTCAATATCGCGGCAACGCGCTCAGTCGCGCATACCAGCAGCTTATGCCTTCTTCGCAGCCGGTCCACGCCTTCGGGTATCTCTCCGACCATTCCCTGTGGCAGCGAACCTCCACCGGCGTTACTTTTACCGCAAACGGCAACCCCCGCACCATCGGACCCTCCATCCTCAACGGCGCCCATATACAGTCTTTTCTGCCCAGCTTCCAGGGAGGACTCTGGATCGGAACCAATCACGGCCTCTACCGTCTCGACAACACTATCTCTGCTCCTCGCCTCCAACCGGACCTCGACACCCACAGCATTCTCTCTCTTCAGGAAGATGCTGAAGGCGATCTCTGGGTAGGGACGGAGAGCAGCGGTCTGCACGTCCTCCGGCATCGAAACTTCCACACTCTTCCCGGCGACACCGAAAACATGGCCACCTCCATCACCCAGACCACCGACGGCGCCGTCTGGGTCGGCACGAATGGCGAGGGACTTGAGCGCTGGCTTTCAGGAAATAGACACACCGTCTCCACCCGTGATGGATTACTCAGCGATGTCATCCTCTCGCTTGCTCCCGGGCCGGCAGAAGATCTCTGGATCGGAACACCGGATGGCCTCAATCATCTTCAGGGAGGCCGCATCACCGCTATCACCTCGGCTGACGGCCTGCCGGACGACTTTATCCGTTCCCTCTATCCGGATCTTGATGGGACCCTCTGGATTGGTACACGACGCGGACTCGCGCATCTCGTCAATGGAAAGATCACCACATTCACCCAGACGGACGGGCTCGGCAGTGATCTGGTCGGTGCGCTGGTGCGCCCCATAGGATCGAATCATCTCTGGATCGCCACGCTCGCCGGCCTCTCCGTCCGCGACGGCAATGGAAATATCAGGACCTACACACAGAAGGACGGGCTGTCCGGCAACACCATCACTGCGCTCTTTGCTGACACCCAGGGCAATCTCTGGATCGGGACCCGCGGAAATGGCCTCTCCGTCCGGACAGCGAACGGACGACTCCTCGCCATTCACCGGGATGACCTTCCCTCCACCATCGATTCCATCGTCGGTGATAATCAGGGCTTCCTCTGGCTCGGCTCTGCTCACGGTGTCCTGCGCGTACGTCTTTACGAGATGATCGCCTGCGCGTCGTCGCCCTCCTGCACGCTGCACATCAACCGCTACGGCGCCTCCGACGGCATGCCTACGGAAGAGGTCTCCTCCATGGGCCATCCTGCGGTATGGAAGACGGCCGAAGGCACTCTCTGGTTTGCTACGCGCAAGGGAGCCGCCATCGTCGATCCGGCAAATCTTTTCATGAACCGCATTCCTCCACCCGTCGTTCTCGAACGCTTCACCGTCGACGATGTGGAGCGATCAGCCGGGATCGATGTCTCCCCCGGCCACAGCCGGTTCGCATTCCAGTACGCCGCTCTCAGCTTCGTCGCGCCCTCTCGTGTCCAGTATCGTTATCGTCTTGAAGGATTCGACCGGCACTGGATTGACGCCGGATCCCGGCGTACCGCGTTCTATACCAACCTTCCTGCGGGACACTACCGCTTCCTTGTGCAGGCAGCCAACAACGACGGCGTGTGGAACGAGCGCGGCGCCGTAATCACCTTTTCCGTGCGTCCTCCCTTCTATCGCACGCTGTGGTTCATCCTGCTGGTCATCATTCTCCTTGCTCTTGCAATCTTGCTCATCTACCGTCTGCGGCTGCGTCGTCTGCGCTCGCAGTTCAATGCAGTGCTCGCAGAACGCAACCGGGTTGCCCGCGAGGTTCACGATACCCTCGCGCAGAGCTTCGTCGGAGTCTCCGTTCAGCTTGAGCTCGCCGGCCAGCTTCTCGCTCACGAACAGGTCGATGCAGCCCGCCAGCAGCTTGACCAGACACGCGCCTACGTCCGCGAAGGCCTCGACGAGGCCCGCCGCAGCATCTGGGATCTGCGGGCCGCCACTGCACAAAACACGTTGCCTACTCGTCTCTCGCGGCTCGCAGAGAAGGCAGAGGGCCATCTGCTTCGCATACAGGTGCAGATCGGCGGAACCTATCGGCCTCTCCCTGCCTCGATCGAAAACGAAATCTTCCGGATCGCGCAGGAGGCTCTTGCTAACGTATCGCAACACGCCCAGGCCACTTCCGCATCCCTCGGTCTCAACTACGAGCCATCGCAACTTACCCTCACCGTCGTCGACAACGGTCGGGGCTTCTCTCCCACGGTTCCGAAAAGCTCCTCTCGCGGTCACTTCGGCATCCAGGGAATACGAGAGCGCGCCCTCACCATCGGCGCGGACCTCACTATCACCAGCTCGCCAGGCCACGGAACACAGGTCAGGCTTGTCGTTCCCCTGCCGGGGGAGAAAGGTTGA
- a CDS encoding CRTAC1 family protein, whose translation MKRFLLATALCSLLASTPAFCFYQSGPQHDRPQEGGQAPASGGVNTGGAHAAVYDQEHRPITAGGFVKSGALVFEDDSRKAGLDSWTHTMGTPEKRFIIEANGSGVALIDYDNDGWLDIYLVNGSTYDALAGKRPAPKAALFHNNHDGTFTNVADKAGVTNERWGFGAAVADYDNDGWPDIYISNFGKNRLYHNNHDGTFTDVAEKAGVTLGNWSTGATWGDYDGDGHLDLFVPGYVHYDVATAPAPDKKDTMNAFCQFRGQDVMCGPRGLKGEPDHLFHNNGNGTFTDVSEKAGVADKSGYYGLSSAFVDVNNDGKVDLLVADDSTPNYLYLNKGDGTFDDISYASGYALNEGGRETASMGIAIGDFRNIGRVDLYNTTFSDDYNPFYRNDGDANFTDISYQLGLAEPTVPFLGWGDAAIDYDNDGWKDLITANGHVYPVVDRMPWGTSYAQRPLLFHNVDGKKFDPVPAVEGSGLARVVAGHGLAVGDLFNDGKLDAVINVLDSHPLLLRNMSANKHHWIELKLIGGPKSPRDAVGATVYLTANGQKQRGDVIAGGSYDSTHDPRIHFGLGDATTIESVEVHWPSGNVQRFTSLQPDRIVLLTEGKDTAE comes from the coding sequence ATGAAACGGTTTCTGCTCGCCACTGCCCTCTGCAGCCTGCTCGCATCCACACCCGCCTTCTGTTTCTATCAGTCCGGTCCGCAGCATGACCGTCCCCAGGAGGGGGGACAGGCGCCAGCATCCGGCGGAGTCAATACCGGAGGAGCGCACGCCGCCGTCTACGATCAGGAGCATCGTCCGATCACCGCGGGCGGCTTCGTCAAAAGCGGCGCCCTCGTCTTCGAAGACGACTCCCGGAAGGCTGGTCTGGACAGCTGGACACACACTATGGGGACTCCTGAGAAGCGCTTCATCATCGAGGCCAATGGCTCCGGCGTTGCTCTTATCGACTACGATAACGACGGCTGGCTCGATATCTATCTCGTCAATGGATCTACCTACGACGCTCTCGCAGGCAAACGACCTGCACCGAAGGCCGCTCTCTTCCACAACAATCACGACGGGACCTTTACCAATGTCGCCGACAAAGCCGGCGTTACGAACGAACGGTGGGGCTTCGGCGCTGCCGTAGCCGACTACGACAACGACGGCTGGCCCGACATATATATCTCCAACTTCGGCAAGAACCGGCTCTACCACAACAATCACGATGGGACCTTCACTGATGTTGCCGAGAAGGCAGGCGTTACGCTCGGTAACTGGTCCACAGGCGCGACCTGGGGCGACTACGACGGAGACGGCCATCTCGATCTCTTCGTCCCCGGATATGTCCACTACGATGTTGCCACCGCTCCCGCTCCCGACAAGAAAGACACCATGAACGCCTTCTGCCAGTTCCGCGGGCAGGACGTCATGTGCGGCCCACGCGGACTGAAGGGCGAGCCGGACCATCTCTTCCACAACAATGGCAACGGAACCTTTACTGACGTCAGCGAGAAGGCAGGCGTCGCCGACAAGAGCGGCTACTATGGTTTGTCCTCAGCCTTCGTCGATGTCAACAACGACGGCAAGGTCGACCTGCTCGTCGCCGACGACTCAACCCCGAACTACCTTTACCTCAATAAAGGCGATGGAACCTTCGACGACATCAGTTATGCGTCCGGCTACGCTCTGAATGAGGGAGGCCGCGAGACGGCGTCGATGGGAATCGCGATCGGAGATTTTCGCAATATCGGCCGCGTCGACCTGTACAACACCACCTTCTCCGACGACTACAACCCTTTCTACCGCAATGACGGAGACGCCAACTTCACCGACATCAGCTACCAACTCGGACTGGCCGAACCCACCGTTCCCTTCCTCGGCTGGGGCGATGCCGCCATCGACTACGACAATGACGGCTGGAAGGACCTGATCACCGCCAACGGCCACGTCTACCCCGTCGTCGATCGGATGCCCTGGGGAACCAGTTACGCTCAGCGCCCCCTGCTCTTCCACAATGTGGACGGTAAGAAATTCGATCCTGTTCCTGCTGTCGAAGGCTCCGGGCTGGCCCGCGTCGTCGCTGGCCATGGCCTTGCTGTCGGCGATCTCTTCAACGATGGAAAGCTCGACGCCGTCATCAACGTCCTTGACTCTCACCCCCTACTTCTCCGCAACATGTCTGCGAACAAGCACCACTGGATCGAGTTGAAGCTGATCGGTGGTCCAAAGAGTCCACGCGATGCAGTCGGCGCTACTGTTTACCTGACTGCAAACGGCCAGAAGCAGCGCGGCGACGTCATCGCGGGTGGAAGCTACGACTCTACCCACGATCCTCGCATTCACTTCGGCCTCGGCGATGCCACCACCATCGAATCTGTCGAGGTTCACTGGCCCAGCGGAAATGTCCAGAGATTTACCTCTCTCCAGCCCGATAGAATCGTCCTTCTGACCGAAGGCAAGGACACGGCGGAATAA
- a CDS encoding tetratricopeptide repeat protein, whose protein sequence is MKLHIPPWRIGRLVVGTLLCVSAACFIAGFHPHLAYANNDAAHRSEPSQPSAYSQVTAEHYDYRFGAGQPFLPSLAQTADGQFMDPKSFPTAKYCGHCHQEAHAEWRQSAHANSFRTPWYSRTADMLAKEKGIEFTRHCEGCHNSIALFSGALTKGSTVNRKFDEDGVTCSVCHSIQKVDTRGTGSYVLARPAVLVDEKGAPIYGEVSDRAILTHLDRHSKAVMKDFYRTSEFCSACHKAALPRQLNDYKWQRAIFLYDEWQQSSFAKQSPLPFYTKDSVSTCQTCHMPREELALPDPGARDGKLASHRWLGANTMIAKVYNYDTQYEKTVSFLKNNVFNIDIFGLEKNGGSMTAPLGAEPVTIARGDTVTVSAVIQNKGIAHTHVPEQRDIYESWVEFEAKDASGHVLAHSGQLEPDGELDPRAHSFTNRLVNVNGKLNALHEVWDTRVAPFNNTIPSGRSQIVRYQFRIPMNAKGPFTVTTQVNYRRFDQHYIDFIMQKKHYVQPVVVMASRTRTFQLGANPAGPADPADNPLWMRWNNYGIAMLDAQQYAESARAFQQVIRLRPDYADAYTNVAIADFEWQRYDDARVILAKALSLSPHNARALYYLALVERNQGNLDTAIADLREVATQFPRSRDAHRELGFSYYQQHKYDAARTEYETLQSIDPDDLAAHYILSIVYRRLGMNDKASHEAAEFADQKNDPTASTYALEYLRRHPEISNETVPWHTHSNLEMTTARSKAQGMPAQ, encoded by the coding sequence ATGAAACTCCATATCCCACCGTGGCGGATTGGCCGCCTTGTTGTCGGAACTCTGCTGTGCGTAAGCGCGGCCTGCTTCATCGCAGGGTTTCATCCGCATCTGGCTTACGCCAACAATGACGCGGCGCATCGATCGGAACCATCGCAGCCGAGCGCCTATTCGCAGGTAACTGCGGAGCACTATGACTATCGCTTCGGCGCCGGCCAGCCCTTTCTGCCATCTCTCGCGCAAACCGCCGATGGCCAGTTCATGGATCCAAAGTCTTTCCCCACGGCAAAATACTGCGGTCACTGCCACCAGGAGGCGCACGCCGAGTGGCGTCAATCCGCGCACGCCAACTCCTTCCGCACGCCGTGGTATTCGCGTACCGCCGACATGCTTGCCAAGGAAAAAGGCATTGAGTTCACGCGGCATTGTGAAGGCTGCCACAACTCAATCGCTTTATTCTCCGGCGCGCTGACCAAGGGCTCCACTGTTAACCGTAAGTTCGATGAAGATGGGGTTACCTGCTCGGTCTGTCATTCCATCCAAAAGGTCGATACGCGGGGCACCGGCAGCTACGTGCTCGCGCGGCCCGCAGTGCTGGTCGATGAGAAAGGCGCTCCTATCTACGGCGAGGTCTCCGACAGAGCCATCCTCACCCACCTCGATCGCCACTCCAAAGCCGTGATGAAGGACTTCTATCGCACAAGCGAATTTTGTTCCGCGTGCCATAAAGCGGCGCTTCCCCGGCAGCTCAACGATTACAAGTGGCAGCGCGCCATCTTCCTCTACGACGAATGGCAGCAGTCCAGCTTTGCCAAACAGTCACCGCTGCCCTTCTACACCAAGGACTCCGTCTCCACCTGCCAGACCTGCCACATGCCTCGCGAAGAACTCGCCCTTCCCGACCCGGGCGCAAGGGACGGAAAGCTCGCCAGCCATCGGTGGCTTGGCGCCAATACGATGATTGCGAAGGTCTACAACTACGACACGCAGTATGAGAAGACCGTCTCGTTCCTGAAGAATAACGTCTTCAACATCGACATCTTCGGACTTGAGAAGAACGGCGGCAGCATGACTGCTCCCCTGGGCGCCGAGCCTGTGACCATTGCCCGCGGAGATACCGTCACCGTCTCCGCTGTCATTCAGAACAAGGGAATCGCGCACACCCATGTTCCAGAGCAGCGCGACATCTACGAAAGCTGGGTCGAGTTCGAGGCAAAAGACGCCTCCGGCCATGTCCTCGCGCACTCCGGCCAGCTTGAGCCTGACGGCGAGCTGGACCCTCGCGCACACAGCTTCACCAATCGCCTGGTCAATGTCAACGGCAAGCTGAACGCGCTTCACGAGGTGTGGGACACACGCGTCGCTCCCTTCAACAACACCATCCCATCGGGACGCTCTCAGATCGTTCGCTACCAGTTCCGCATCCCCATGAATGCGAAGGGGCCCTTCACCGTTACCACGCAGGTCAACTATCGCCGTTTTGACCAGCACTACATTGACTTCATCATGCAGAAAAAACACTACGTGCAGCCTGTCGTGGTTATGGCCTCCCGCACACGCACCTTCCAGCTTGGCGCAAACCCCGCCGGCCCGGCCGATCCGGCTGACAATCCCCTCTGGATGCGCTGGAACAACTACGGCATCGCCATGCTGGATGCTCAGCAATACGCTGAAAGCGCCCGCGCCTTCCAGCAGGTCATCCGCCTCAGACCCGACTACGCGGACGCCTATACTAACGTCGCCATCGCCGATTTCGAGTGGCAGCGTTACGACGATGCCCGCGTCATTCTCGCGAAAGCACTCTCTCTCAGCCCCCACAACGCACGCGCTCTCTACTACCTTGCTCTTGTGGAGCGCAACCAGGGGAACCTCGATACAGCCATCGCCGATCTACGCGAAGTCGCCACGCAGTTTCCGCGCTCGCGCGATGCTCATCGAGAACTTGGCTTCTCCTACTACCAGCAGCACAAATACGATGCTGCCCGCACAGAGTACGAGACCCTGCAATCGATCGACCCCGATGACCTTGCCGCTCATTACATCCTGTCGATCGTCTATCGCCGCCTGGGAATGAACGACAAGGCATCGCATGAGGCAGCAGAGTTTGCCGATCAGAAAAACGATCCTACCGCCAGCACCTACGCCCTTGAATACCTTCGTAGACACCCGGAGATCTCAAACGAAACCGTTCCGTGGCACACTCACTCCAATCTGGAGATGACCACTGCACGAAGCAAAGCCCAGGGTATGCCTGCGCAATGA
- a CDS encoding choice-of-anchor D domain-containing protein, which produces MVVGSPSVPQTFSFDSYPNAVNYQLQITGPDANDFSFDPTSTVSFISGNGCVTGCSIPIYFTPSRLGSHTANLVTNFGNVMLAGTGSTAVPSFVLSGNIPTPLCQFYGPGAATFPILITVTNNGSTPLNLSAAMTGANASQYILTKDCPTTLSVAQPAVNQFGSCSLSVTFAPDRYGSLPAQLKVTDSTSGISQTVDFMGFGQYPLPTVSIAPSAFGDTQLGSIAGPITATVTAPGSHPVTISVQGDPFRISATSCDATPCQIGVTFAPTVTGLVSGTLTVQDVVSGSSNSTPVYGTGGAPAVSLSPSVLSFATRNTSTTSIAQTVALTNSGNAPLRISSISITGTNLAEFIQNNNCIIGSIAVGEGCTFSISFAPSEPGDLSAAVQILSNAPPAAIELTGTATVPAP; this is translated from the coding sequence GTGGTGGTAGGCTCTCCCTCGGTACCTCAAACGTTTTCTTTTGACTCATATCCAAATGCGGTCAACTATCAACTGCAAATCACCGGGCCGGATGCCAATGACTTTTCTTTCGATCCAACTTCTACTGTTTCATTTATCAGTGGCAATGGATGCGTCACCGGCTGTTCCATCCCTATTTATTTCACGCCAAGCCGCCTTGGTTCCCACACTGCCAACCTTGTGACCAATTTTGGTAACGTGATGCTGGCAGGAACTGGCAGTACTGCCGTACCGTCGTTCGTTCTGAGCGGCAACATACCGACCCCCCTTTGCCAGTTCTATGGACCAGGGGCAGCAACGTTCCCGATACTTATCACTGTGACTAATAATGGGTCCACGCCACTAAACCTTTCGGCTGCAATGACAGGCGCAAACGCTTCACAATACATCCTTACAAAGGATTGCCCGACCACTCTTTCAGTAGCGCAACCTGCTGTCAATCAATTTGGGAGCTGTTCTCTTAGTGTTACTTTTGCGCCAGACCGGTATGGCAGCCTTCCTGCGCAGCTTAAGGTAACGGATAGTACTTCCGGCATAAGTCAGACGGTGGATTTTATGGGCTTTGGACAATATCCGTTGCCGACCGTCTCCATTGCTCCGAGCGCATTTGGCGATACCCAACTCGGCTCCATCGCCGGGCCGATCACTGCAACTGTTACCGCGCCCGGTAGTCACCCGGTGACCATTTCCGTGCAGGGAGATCCGTTCAGAATCTCAGCGACATCCTGTGACGCCACTCCCTGTCAGATTGGAGTGACATTTGCACCGACTGTAACCGGACTTGTGAGTGGCACTCTTACAGTGCAGGACGTTGTCTCGGGGTCTTCTAACTCCACACCGGTGTACGGCACCGGCGGCGCTCCCGCCGTGTCTCTATCTCCTTCAGTGCTTAGTTTTGCCACTCGTAATACCAGCACTACCTCGATTGCCCAAACAGTTGCCCTGACCAATTCCGGCAATGCGCCATTGAGGATATCTTCAATCTCGATTACTGGTACGAACCTCGCCGAGTTCATCCAGAACAATAACTGCATCATCGGCTCGATTGCCGTTGGTGAAGGCTGCACATTCTCAATCTCCTTCGCCCCGTCAGAGCCTGGCGATCTTTCCGCTGCAGTGCAGATTTTGAGTAATGCTCCACCGGCCGCCATCGAATTGACTGGTACCGCTACAGTGCCTGCTCCCTAG